A stretch of the Medicago truncatula cultivar Jemalong A17 chromosome 5, MtrunA17r5.0-ANR, whole genome shotgun sequence genome encodes the following:
- the LOC11408155 gene encoding 3-ketoacyl-CoA synthase 6: protein MPSMLPNSSNSSKHKYVKLFYQYFVNHFITLTLLTIMICIFIELVRLGPFEILNLFKSLQFDHIQILCSCFLIIFISTIYFMLKPRTIYLVDYACFKPPITCRVPFATFMEHSRLILKNNPKSVEFQMRILERSGLGEETCLPPAIHYIPPKPTMEEARREAELVIFSSMDTLFAKTGLKPKDIDILIVNCSLFSPTPSLSAMVINKYKLRSNIKSFNLSGMGCSAGLISIDLARDLLQVYPNSNAVVVSTEIITPNYYQGKERAMLLPNCLFRMGGAAILLSNKKAEHKRAKYRLMQVVRTHKGGDDKAYRCVFEEEDREGKVGISLQKDLMAIAGEALKSNITTIGPLVLPASEQLLFLFTLIGKKIFNPKMKPYIPDFKQAFEHFCIHAGGRAVIDELQKNLQLSAEHVEASRMTLHRFGNTSSSSLWYELNYIESKGRMKRGDRVWQIAFGSGFKCNSAVWKCNRSIKTPVNGPWEDCIDRYPVHIPEIVKL, encoded by the coding sequence ATGCCTTCAATGTTGCCAAATTCCTCAAACTCATCAAAACACAAGTATGTTAAACTTTTTTACCAATATTTTGTGAACCATTTTATTACCCTTACACTCTTAACCATCATGATTTGCATCTTCATAGAACTAGTACGTTTAGGCCCTTTTGAAATACTCAATCTCTTCAAGTCCCTTCAATTTGATCACATACAAATCCTTTGCTCTTGTTTTCTCATAATCTTCATATCCACAATATACTTCATGTTAAAGCCACGCACAATCTACCTAGTCGATTATGCCTGCTTCAAACCGCCGATTACTTGTCGTGTCCCTTTCGCTACTTTCATGGAACACTCAAGACTAATCCTCAAGAACAACCCGAAAAGTGTCGAGTTCCAAATGAGGATTCTCGAACGATCTGGTCTTGGCGAAGAAACATGTTTGCCACCAGCAATACATTACATCCCACCTAAACCAACAATGGAAGAAGCAAGACGCGAAGCCGAGCTTGTTATTTTCTCATCCATGGATACCTTATTTGCGAAGACCGGACTCAAACCTAAGGACATAGACATTCTTATAGTCAATTGCAGCCTCTTTTCTCCAACTCCTTCTTTGTCTGCTATGGTAATCAACAAATACAAACTTAGAAGCAACATCAAGAGCTTCAACCTCTCCGGAATGGGATGCAGCGCAGGTTTAATCTCCATCGATTTAGCTCGCGATCTTCTTCAGGTTTATCCGAATTCAAACGCAGTTGTTGTGAGCACAGAAATCATTACTCCAAACTATTACCAAGGAAAAGAAAGAGCAATGCTTTTACCAAACTGTTTATTCAGAATGGGTGGTGCTGCTATtcttttatcaaacaaaaaagCAGAACACAAAAGAGCAAAATATAGATTGATGCAAGTTGTTAGAACTCACAAAGGAGGTGACGATAAAGCTTACCGTTGCGTTTTCGAAGAAGAAGACAGAGAAGGTAAAGTTGGAATTTCACTTCAAAAGGATCTTATGGCTATAGCAGGAGAAGCATTGAAATCAAATATAACAACTATTGGTCCTCTTGTTCTACCTGCTTCAGAACAATTACTCTTTCTTTTCACACTCATTGGAAAGAAAATCTTCAACCCTAAAATGAAGCCTTATATTCCTGATTTCAAACAAGCGTTTGAGCATTTTTGTATTCATGCTGGTGGACGTGCCGTGATCGATGAGTTACAGAAGAATCTTCAGCTATCTGCTGAACATGTTGAGGCTTCAAGAATGACGCTGCATCGATTCGGGAAcacatcttcttcatctttatgGTATGAATTGAACTATATTGAATCAAAAGGAAGGATGAAGAGAGGTGATAGAGTATGGCAAATAGCTTTTGGAAGTGGATTTAAATGCAATAGTGCTGTGTGGAAATGTAATAGAAGCATTAAAACACCTGTTAATGGACCTTGGGAAGATTGCATTGATCGCTATCCAGTTCATATTCCTGAGATTGTTAAGCTCTAA